Proteins from a single region of Ensifer adhaerens:
- a CDS encoding ArsR/SmtB family transcription factor, giving the protein MTIADPFDAIADPNRRHLLEELRRAPKTVNELAEGLPISRPAVSQHLKALLDCNLVSVSASGTRRIYAINRPGFDRLNLWLDQFWS; this is encoded by the coding sequence ATGACGATCGCGGACCCTTTCGATGCCATTGCGGACCCGAACCGGCGCCACCTGCTGGAGGAACTGCGGCGCGCGCCGAAAACCGTAAACGAACTGGCGGAGGGCCTGCCGATCAGCCGCCCGGCCGTATCGCAGCACCTGAAGGCCTTGCTGGATTGCAATCTGGTCTCGGTTTCGGCGAGCGGTACTCGGCGGATCTACGCGATCAACCGTCCGGGTTTCGACCGTCTCAATCTGTGGCTCGACCAGTTCTGGTCCTGA
- a CDS encoding YdcH family protein → MPDQDQAELRLTAARLRQEHEDYDAAINAMIETGCDALRIQRMKKKKLAIKDKISKIEDQIIPDIIA, encoded by the coding sequence ATGCCGGACCAGGACCAGGCCGAACTCAGACTGACCGCCGCGCGGCTGAGGCAGGAACATGAAGACTACGACGCTGCCATCAACGCCATGATCGAGACCGGCTGCGACGCGCTGAGAATCCAGCGCATGAAGAAGAAGAAGCTGGCGATCAAGGACAAGATCAGCAAGATCGAAGACCAGATCATCCCCGACATCATTGCCTGA
- a CDS encoding YdcH family protein: MTVEAHLATLEKKHGVLEQELHAALNQPSVEDELITDIKRRKLRIKDEIERLRSSTH; encoded by the coding sequence ATGACTGTTGAGGCTCATCTTGCAACGCTTGAGAAAAAACATGGCGTCCTGGAGCAGGAGCTCCATGCGGCATTGAATCAGCCGTCGGTGGAAGACGAGCTGATTACCGACATCAAGCGGAGGAAGCTGCGCATCAAGGACGAAATCGAAAGGCTTCGTTCCTCGACTCACTGA
- a CDS encoding peptidoglycan -binding protein, with product MALARKGRSQRTIDYWPGFVDALSTLLLSIMFLLTVFVLGQFLLSREISGKDEVLTRLNSQINELTQLLALEKSGKQDLEDSLANLQASLSQSEGERSRLQALLDQGAGSSDAANQKIGRLGSELENEREVSARALSQIELLNQQIAALRNQIAAIEVALQASEAKDQASQTKIADLGRRLNVALAQRVQELNRYRSDFFGRLREILSDRENIRIVGDRFVFQSEVLFPSGGSELNPDGQAEMAKLASALLDLAKEIPAEINWVLRVDGHTDNVQLSGSGRYADNWELSSARATSVVKFLISKGVPADRLVAAGFGEYQPIAPGETPEARAQNRRIELKLTEK from the coding sequence ATGGCGCTCGCCCGCAAAGGCCGCTCGCAGCGCACGATCGATTATTGGCCGGGCTTCGTCGATGCTCTGTCGACGCTCCTGCTTTCGATCATGTTTCTGCTCACCGTGTTCGTTCTCGGGCAGTTTCTGCTGAGCCGCGAAATCAGCGGCAAGGATGAAGTGCTGACCCGGCTGAACAGCCAGATCAACGAGCTTACGCAGCTCCTGGCGCTTGAGAAGAGCGGCAAGCAGGATCTCGAGGATTCGCTCGCCAATCTCCAGGCTTCCCTGTCCCAGTCGGAAGGCGAGCGCTCGCGCCTGCAGGCGCTGCTAGACCAGGGCGCCGGCAGCAGCGATGCCGCCAACCAGAAGATCGGACGTCTCGGCTCGGAGCTTGAGAACGAGCGCGAGGTCAGCGCCCGGGCGTTGAGCCAGATCGAGCTCTTGAACCAGCAGATCGCGGCGCTGCGCAACCAGATCGCCGCCATCGAGGTCGCGCTTCAGGCATCTGAGGCGAAGGACCAGGCGTCGCAGACGAAGATCGCCGACCTCGGGCGCCGCCTGAACGTGGCGCTTGCCCAGCGTGTGCAGGAGCTCAACCGCTATCGCTCCGATTTCTTCGGGCGCTTGAGGGAAATCCTCTCCGACCGCGAAAACATCCGCATCGTCGGCGACCGCTTCGTGTTCCAGTCGGAAGTGCTGTTCCCGTCCGGTGGCAGTGAACTCAATCCTGATGGACAGGCGGAGATGGCGAAGCTGGCTTCGGCGCTGCTCGATCTCGCCAAGGAAATCCCTGCGGAGATCAACTGGGTGCTGCGCGTCGACGGCCATACCGACAATGTACAGCTTTCCGGAAGCGGCCGCTATGCCGATAACTGGGAGCTTTCCTCGGCGCGTGCCACCTCGGTCGTCAAGTTCCTGATCTCGAAGGGGGTTCCTGCCGATCGCCTGGTCGCGGCCGGCTTCGGCGAGTATCAGCCGATTGCGCCGGGCGAGACCCCGGAGGCCCGGGCCCAGAACCGCCGCATCGAGCTCAAGCTGACCGAAAAATAG
- a CDS encoding sulfite exporter TauE/SafE family protein produces MLPDLDFYLIAIPAVLLVGLSKGGMGEALSLMGVPILSMAVSPVQAAALLLPILIAMDLVSLWMWRKHGDRTTLFMLLPGAIVGIFIGWATSAYVSRDLLRLIIGLITVLFVLRYVYNVWRIRLGITIAPKKQRAGPATLWGSFAGYGSFVAHAGGPPFQIYALPLQLDPREYTGTIVRFFAILNAVKLIPYFALGQLDLSNLKISATLFPLAIVATMCGAWIVRRMKPQIFYPFMYTMAFIAGSKLLWDGINSLAAGG; encoded by the coding sequence ATGCTTCCTGATCTCGACTTCTATCTTATCGCCATTCCGGCAGTTCTGCTCGTTGGTCTCAGCAAGGGTGGCATGGGGGAAGCACTTTCGCTGATGGGTGTTCCGATCCTGTCGATGGCGGTGTCACCCGTCCAGGCGGCCGCCCTGCTTCTCCCGATCCTGATCGCTATGGATCTTGTCTCGCTCTGGATGTGGCGCAAGCACGGCGATCGCACCACCCTCTTCATGTTGTTGCCCGGCGCCATCGTCGGCATCTTCATCGGCTGGGCGACCTCTGCCTACGTCTCGCGTGACCTCCTTCGCCTCATCATCGGTCTGATCACCGTGCTCTTCGTGCTCCGATACGTCTACAATGTCTGGCGCATACGTCTTGGCATCACGATCGCGCCGAAGAAGCAGCGGGCCGGGCCGGCAACACTCTGGGGCTCCTTTGCCGGTTATGGCAGCTTCGTCGCGCACGCCGGCGGCCCGCCTTTCCAGATCTACGCGTTGCCACTGCAACTCGATCCGCGCGAATATACCGGCACCATCGTGCGCTTCTTTGCGATCCTGAATGCGGTGAAGCTCATCCCCTATTTCGCGCTTGGGCAGCTGGATCTCAGTAACCTGAAAATCTCGGCGACGCTCTTTCCGCTCGCCATCGTCGCAACCATGTGCGGCGCCTGGATCGTTCGCCGCATGAAGCCGCAGATCTTCTACCCCTTCATGTATACCATGGCCTTCATCGCAGGCTCGAAACTGCTGTGGGACGGTATCAACAGCCTGGCCGCAGGCGGCTGA
- a CDS encoding ABC transporter transmembrane domain-containing protein translates to MSVRENQTPARKSIRPLTTLLPYLARYRHLVVGAGISLILAAVTTLALPLAVRRMVDNGFSSPDSGFINTYFSMLMMLAIVLALASAARYYFVITLGERIVADLRRNVFDSVTRLSASFFDVNQSGEIVSRLTADTTQVKSAVGATASVALRNLILCLGAIGMMVYTSPKLSSLVLIAIPIIVFPLVGFGRSVRRRSREAQDTLAKASAYAGEAIAASRTVQAFNGEALANNHFGAAVEDAYGAARAAIKARSVLTAFAITMVFGSVVAVLWFGAHDVLSGNLSAGTLSQFLLYSVFAAGSLGSLSEVWGELSQAAGAAERLNELLTEVPEIQAPANPVAMPVPATGAIAFDDVYFAYPARPDYKSLNGLSFAIKPGETVAIVGPSGAGKSTVFSMLLRFYDPAKGTVTVDGLDVRTVDPKELRDRLAIVPQDVTIFASSVHDNIAFGVPGATREAVRAAAAAAQADEFINRLDNGYDTLVGERGITLSGGQRQRIAIARAILKNAPILLLDEATSALDAESETLVQKALDGLLHERTTIIIAHRLATVLKADRILVMDHGRIVEEGTHVSLIRQGGLYAKLARLQFNHGAEALFVATQS, encoded by the coding sequence GTGTCCGTACGAGAAAACCAGACGCCAGCGCGCAAATCCATTCGCCCGCTCACCACGCTCTTACCTTACCTCGCTCGCTACCGCCACCTGGTCGTCGGCGCCGGTATTTCGCTCATCCTAGCCGCAGTGACCACGCTGGCGCTGCCGCTCGCGGTCAGGCGCATGGTCGACAACGGTTTCTCCAGTCCCGACAGCGGTTTCATCAACACCTACTTCTCGATGCTGATGATGCTGGCCATCGTGCTCGCGCTGGCGAGCGCGGCGCGCTACTACTTCGTCATCACGCTCGGCGAGCGCATCGTTGCCGACCTCAGGCGCAACGTCTTCGATAGCGTCACGCGGCTTTCCGCCTCCTTCTTCGACGTCAACCAGTCCGGCGAGATCGTCTCGCGGCTGACTGCCGATACGACCCAGGTCAAGTCCGCGGTCGGCGCCACCGCTTCGGTCGCGCTGCGCAACCTGATCCTGTGTCTCGGCGCCATCGGCATGATGGTCTATACCAGCCCGAAGCTATCGAGCCTGGTGCTGATCGCGATCCCGATCATCGTCTTCCCGCTCGTCGGCTTCGGCCGCTCCGTCCGCCGCCGCTCGCGCGAAGCGCAGGACACACTCGCCAAGGCGTCCGCCTATGCCGGCGAAGCAATCGCGGCATCCCGCACCGTGCAGGCCTTCAATGGCGAGGCACTCGCCAACAACCATTTCGGAGCCGCCGTCGAGGACGCCTATGGCGCTGCGCGCGCCGCGATCAAGGCGCGTTCTGTGCTTACCGCCTTCGCCATCACCATGGTCTTCGGCAGCGTCGTCGCGGTGCTGTGGTTCGGCGCGCATGACGTGCTTTCTGGCAACCTTTCCGCCGGCACCCTCAGCCAGTTCCTGCTCTACTCGGTCTTTGCCGCGGGCAGCCTCGGCTCGCTCTCGGAAGTCTGGGGCGAACTCTCGCAGGCCGCCGGAGCCGCCGAGCGGCTCAACGAACTGCTGACGGAGGTCCCCGAGATCCAGGCGCCGGCAAACCCCGTCGCCATGCCCGTACCGGCCACAGGCGCCATTGCCTTCGACGACGTCTATTTCGCCTATCCGGCGCGGCCCGACTACAAGAGCCTGAACGGGCTCAGCTTTGCGATCAAGCCCGGCGAAACTGTCGCCATCGTCGGCCCGTCTGGCGCCGGCAAGAGCACGGTCTTCTCCATGCTCCTGCGCTTCTACGATCCCGCCAAGGGCACGGTAACGGTCGATGGGCTCGATGTCCGTACCGTTGACCCCAAGGAACTGCGCGACCGGCTGGCGATCGTGCCGCAGGATGTCACCATCTTTGCCTCCTCGGTTCACGACAACATCGCCTTCGGCGTGCCCGGCGCGACCCGGGAGGCGGTGCGCGCTGCGGCCGCCGCTGCCCAGGCGGATGAATTCATCAACCGCCTCGACAATGGCTACGACACGCTTGTCGGCGAACGCGGCATCACCCTGTCCGGCGGCCAGCGCCAGCGCATCGCCATTGCCCGCGCGATCCTCAAGAACGCACCGATCCTGCTTCTCGACGAGGCCACCTCGGCGCTCGACGCCGAAAGCGAGACCTTGGTGCAGAAAGCCCTCGATGGCCTGCTGCACGAACGTACGACGATCATCATCGCCCACCGGCTCGCGACCGTACTGAAGGCAGACCGCATCCTGGTCATGGATCACGGCCGGATCGTCGAGGAAGGAACCCACGTCTCCCTCATCCGCCAGGGTGGCCTCTATGCCAAGCTTGCGCGGCTGCAGTTCAACCACGGCGCCGAAGCACTGTTCGTCGCCACGCAAAGCTGA
- a CDS encoding flagellar motor protein MotA, with protein MTQLHLSGWNGREGMEESYNPHKLSSPMHYFWIMVVFLIIVGFVGAILFRQAHNAFLANPGLNGLILGVLLIGILLVFNHVLGLRPEVRWFNSFRAAGSADKVGRDPVLLAPMRALIGARQTAISTTALRSILDSIATRLDESRDISRYLTGLLVFLGLLGTFWGLLGTIGSINTVIQSLDAGSGTTEDILAALKSGLSAPLTGMGTAFSTSLFGLSGSLILGFLDLQAGRAQNRFYTELENWLSSVTDVGSELTPTLDAPSGAPVEELKKLTDQLVRLNQEGGSSQRTTAAMASLAEGIQGLVKNMRGEQQMLRDWIEAQQEEAKAMRRTLDRLSSRIGGERLTVTGERPPLPAKLGQLDETGGE; from the coding sequence ATGACGCAACTGCATCTGTCCGGATGGAACGGTCGGGAAGGCATGGAAGAAAGCTATAATCCGCACAAGCTTTCGAGCCCCATGCACTATTTCTGGATCATGGTGGTCTTCCTGATCATCGTCGGTTTCGTGGGCGCAATCCTCTTTCGGCAGGCACACAACGCCTTTCTGGCCAACCCCGGCCTCAACGGCTTGATCCTTGGGGTGCTGTTGATCGGCATCCTGCTCGTCTTCAACCATGTGCTGGGCTTACGTCCCGAAGTGCGCTGGTTCAATTCCTTTCGCGCCGCCGGCAGCGCCGACAAGGTGGGCCGCGATCCGGTGCTGCTGGCGCCGATGCGGGCGCTGATCGGTGCCCGTCAGACGGCGATCTCGACGACGGCGCTACGCTCCATTCTGGATTCGATTGCGACCCGTCTCGATGAATCCCGCGATATCTCACGCTATCTGACCGGCCTTCTCGTGTTCCTCGGCCTGCTTGGCACTTTCTGGGGCCTTTTGGGTACGATCGGTTCGATCAATACGGTCATCCAGTCGCTGGATGCCGGTTCGGGAACCACCGAAGACATTCTGGCGGCCTTGAAAAGCGGCCTGTCGGCGCCGTTGACCGGCATGGGTACGGCGTTCTCGACATCGCTCTTCGGTCTTTCCGGTTCGCTGATCCTCGGCTTCCTCGACCTGCAGGCCGGCCGCGCCCAGAACCGTTTCTATACCGAGCTCGAAAACTGGCTTTCTTCCGTGACCGATGTCGGCTCCGAGCTGACGCCGACGCTCGACGCGCCGTCGGGGGCTCCGGTCGAAGAGCTGAAAAAACTCACGGATCAGCTGGTCCGTCTCAACCAGGAGGGCGGTTCGAGCCAGCGTACGACCGCTGCCATGGCAAGCCTTGCAGAAGGTATCCAGGGCCTGGTGAAAAACATGCGCGGCGAGCAGCAGATGCTCCGGGACTGGATCGAAGCCCAGCAGGAAGAGGCCAAGGCGATGCGCAGGACGCTCGACAGATTGTCATCGCGCATCGGCGGGGAGCGGCTCACCGTCACCGGCGAAAGGCCGCCGCTGCCGGCCAAGCTCGGACAGTTGGACGAGACCGGAGGAGAGTAA
- a CDS encoding FAD-binding dehydrogenase — MDCDVLVIGAGLAGLVAASEAAALGRKVIVLDQEGEQNLGGQAFWSLGGLFFVDSPEQRRMGIRDTRELARQDWLGSSQFDRPEDHWPRLWAEAYLDFAAGEKRRWLHSLGMRWFPVVGWAERGGGLAHGHGNSVPRFHVTWGTGPAVLEPFVRLTREAESRGLVRFRFRHRVDELITTDGKVAGARGALLKEDPVGRGERSSRDVAGDFELSAGAVVVTSGGIGGNHDLVRRNWPRKRLGQPPATMVSGVPHHVDGRMLEIASRARGSVINSDRMWHYTEGLRNFDPIWPDHGIRILPGPSSFWCDADGNRFSAPAMPGFDTLGTLQAIRDSGHDYSWFILTRAIIKKEFALSGSEQNPDLTGKSISLLLKRLGKNPPGPVQAFMDKGEDFIVRDRLEDLVPAMNALTGEDRLSLDHLRQQIEARDREITNPFSKDAQVTAIRGARAYRGDRLLRTAKPHRLLDPKAGPLIAVRLHILTRKTLGGLQTDLSGQVLEQSGEPVPGLYAAGEVAGFGGGGMHGYNALEGTFLGGCIFSGRMAGRGAAGA, encoded by the coding sequence ATGGATTGCGATGTATTGGTCATCGGTGCGGGTCTTGCCGGCCTGGTTGCCGCCTCGGAGGCAGCCGCCCTTGGGCGCAAGGTGATCGTTCTCGATCAGGAAGGCGAACAGAACCTTGGCGGCCAGGCTTTCTGGTCGCTTGGCGGCCTGTTCTTCGTCGATAGCCCCGAGCAGCGGCGCATGGGCATTCGCGACACGCGCGAGCTTGCCCGGCAGGACTGGCTGGGATCTTCGCAGTTCGACCGTCCGGAAGACCATTGGCCGCGGCTCTGGGCCGAAGCCTATCTCGACTTTGCCGCTGGCGAAAAGCGCCGCTGGCTGCATTCCCTTGGCATGCGCTGGTTTCCGGTCGTCGGCTGGGCCGAGCGTGGCGGCGGACTTGCCCATGGTCACGGAAACTCGGTGCCGCGCTTCCACGTCACCTGGGGTACCGGGCCGGCGGTGCTCGAACCTTTCGTGCGGCTGACGCGGGAGGCGGAAAGTCGTGGTCTGGTGCGCTTCCGGTTCCGCCATCGGGTCGATGAGCTCATTACCACGGATGGAAAGGTGGCGGGCGCCCGCGGTGCTTTGCTGAAGGAGGACCCGGTCGGAAGGGGCGAGCGCAGTTCACGCGACGTCGCCGGCGATTTCGAGCTTTCGGCCGGCGCGGTCGTCGTTACCTCGGGTGGTATCGGCGGCAATCACGATCTCGTTCGCCGCAACTGGCCGCGCAAGCGGCTTGGCCAACCGCCGGCAACCATGGTCTCGGGCGTGCCGCATCACGTCGACGGGCGCATGCTGGAGATCGCCAGCCGGGCGCGCGGTTCGGTCATCAACTCGGACCGCATGTGGCACTATACCGAGGGGCTCAGGAACTTCGATCCGATCTGGCCGGATCATGGCATCCGCATCCTGCCTGGTCCGTCGTCGTTCTGGTGCGACGCCGACGGCAACCGCTTTTCCGCTCCGGCGATGCCGGGCTTCGATACGCTCGGGACCCTGCAGGCGATCCGTGACAGCGGCCACGACTACAGCTGGTTCATCCTGACGCGGGCAATCATCAAGAAGGAGTTTGCGCTTTCCGGTTCGGAACAGAACCCGGACCTGACCGGCAAGAGCATCTCGCTGCTCCTGAAGCGGCTCGGCAAGAATCCGCCCGGCCCAGTCCAGGCCTTCATGGACAAGGGTGAGGATTTCATCGTCCGGGACCGGCTTGAAGACCTTGTGCCGGCGATGAACGCGCTCACGGGCGAGGATCGGCTGTCGCTCGACCATCTTCGCCAGCAGATCGAGGCGCGCGATCGCGAGATCACCAACCCGTTCTCAAAGGACGCCCAGGTCACGGCGATCCGTGGCGCCCGCGCCTATCGTGGCGATCGGCTGCTGCGCACCGCCAAGCCGCATAGGCTGCTCGATCCGAAAGCCGGGCCGCTGATCGCCGTTCGCCTGCATATCCTGACACGCAAGACGCTTGGCGGTCTGCAGACAGACCTCTCGGGCCAGGTGCTGGAGCAGTCTGGCGAGCCGGTGCCGGGTCTCTACGCGGCTGGCGAAGTCGCTGGTTTCGGTGGCGGCGGCATGCATGGCTACAATGCGCTCGAAGGCACCTTCCTTGGCGGCTGCATCTTTTCTGGCCGGATGGCGGGGCGGGGTGCCGCCGGGGCGTAA
- a CDS encoding thiamine phosphate synthase encodes MTTERCRLVLIAPDMPDAAERAKVLAEALKGGDVASVIVPQYALDDTEFQKHAERLVPVIQEAGAAALIEGDSRVAGRAKADGLHIAGNAEALGEAVEKHTPKLIVGGGNAADRHHALEIGEVRPDYVFFGKTDGDIKPEAHPKNLALAEWWASMIEIPCIVMGGTDPQSALAVAETGAEFVALRLAVFGEPGQAPSVVAAVNALLDEKAPRFED; translated from the coding sequence ATGACAACAGAACGTTGCCGCCTGGTGCTGATCGCGCCCGACATGCCCGATGCGGCGGAACGCGCAAAGGTGCTTGCCGAAGCCCTGAAGGGCGGCGACGTCGCCTCCGTGATCGTGCCGCAATACGCACTTGACGATACCGAGTTCCAGAAACATGCCGAGCGTCTGGTGCCGGTCATTCAGGAAGCCGGCGCCGCTGCGCTCATCGAGGGCGACTCCCGCGTGGCCGGGCGCGCCAAGGCTGATGGTCTGCACATTGCCGGCAATGCGGAAGCGCTTGGCGAGGCGGTCGAGAAACACACCCCGAAACTGATCGTCGGCGGGGGTAATGCCGCCGACCGTCACCACGCGCTGGAGATCGGCGAGGTGCGCCCGGATTACGTGTTCTTCGGCAAGACCGATGGCGACATCAAGCCGGAGGCGCATCCGAAGAACCTGGCGCTCGCCGAATGGTGGGCGTCGATGATCGAGATCCCCTGCATCGTCATGGGCGGCACCGACCCGCAATCGGCATTGGCCGTGGCGGAGACTGGTGCCGAGTTCGTGGCGCTTCGCCTTGCCGTCTTCGGCGAACCCGGTCAGGCGCCTTCCGTCGTTGCTGCGGTCAACGCACTTCTTGACGAAAAAGCGCCACGGTTTGAAGATTAA
- a CDS encoding Bug family tripartite tricarboxylate transporter substrate binding protein — protein sequence MAFSQLTRRATLTLGLMALSALPFGIPALAQGFPDRPITMVVPFAAGGSTDVVARIVAQKMSEDLGEQVIVQNVAGAGGNLGAANVARADPDGYTILMGTVATHALNPLILKTKPYDPEKDFAPISLLVIVPNVLVVNPELPAKNVAELLALLKAKPDEYSYASSGNGTPLHLSGELFKKMAGVSMQHIPYKGAGPALNDVIGNQVPIMFDNLPSSSGHIKAGTLRALAVTTAERAPSFPDVPTVAESGIPGYETYTWNALFAPANTPQPVVARLNEAANKAMKDPAVVERMKEFSAKIVGSTPEELKLHVSAELAKWTPVVRDANVQMD from the coding sequence ATGGCATTTTCGCAACTGACCCGGCGCGCAACGCTGACGCTGGGCCTGATGGCGCTATCCGCGCTGCCCTTTGGCATCCCGGCCCTCGCCCAGGGTTTCCCGGACCGGCCGATAACCATGGTCGTTCCCTTCGCCGCCGGCGGCTCGACCGACGTGGTGGCCCGCATCGTCGCACAAAAAATGTCCGAAGATCTCGGCGAGCAGGTGATTGTCCAGAATGTCGCCGGCGCCGGTGGCAATCTCGGCGCGGCCAATGTCGCGCGCGCCGATCCGGACGGCTATACGATCCTCATGGGAACCGTCGCCACGCACGCGCTCAACCCGCTGATCCTCAAGACCAAGCCCTACGATCCAGAGAAGGATTTCGCCCCCATCTCGCTGCTGGTCATCGTGCCCAACGTGCTGGTCGTCAATCCCGAACTCCCCGCCAAGAACGTCGCGGAACTTCTGGCGCTCCTGAAGGCCAAGCCCGACGAATACAGCTACGCTTCGTCCGGCAACGGCACGCCGCTGCATCTGTCCGGCGAGCTTTTCAAGAAGATGGCCGGCGTCAGCATGCAGCATATCCCCTACAAGGGCGCCGGCCCGGCGCTGAACGACGTCATCGGCAACCAGGTGCCGATCATGTTCGACAATCTCCCTTCCTCATCCGGCCACATCAAGGCAGGAACCCTGCGCGCGCTTGCCGTGACGACAGCGGAGCGCGCGCCTTCCTTCCCCGATGTGCCGACGGTCGCCGAAAGCGGCATCCCCGGCTACGAGACCTACACCTGGAACGCGCTCTTCGCCCCGGCGAACACACCGCAGCCGGTGGTCGCCCGCCTCAACGAGGCGGCAAACAAGGCCATGAAGGATCCCGCCGTTGTCGAACGCATGAAGGAATTCAGCGCCAAGATCGTCGGCTCGACCCCGGAAGAGCTGAAGCTGCATGTGTCGGCAGAGCTGGCGAAGTGGACGCCGGTCGTGCGTGACGCCAACGTGCAGATGGATTGA
- a CDS encoding tetratricopeptide repeat protein, which produces MAVALALPAHAQEQKGGGEDAGVEKRGRITPFNGAAMPEGATPTDQKDGKSAVGPNKKPADGSVPSSGVTVFDRMGAELPALPAEKPFTGKVDDAYGAFQRGYYLTAMDLALPRAQLGDPAAQTLIAEILQQGLGVVRNPQQAAFWYGQAAEKGDPAAMFKYALILMEGRYVKRDRKKSEELMKKAADLGNGSAQFNYGQTLVADNPGPKGLKLAMPYYEKSAEQGIADAQYALSQILVNVDGIEESKRARAREWLIRAARAGYDTAQLDIAIWMIEGIAGERNLEEGFGWMRRAAEGGNVVAQNRLSHLYVNAIGTRPNPVEAAKWYVLSRRAGLKDDSLEDFYLGLNEEQQKQALSAANKYRRS; this is translated from the coding sequence ATGGCTGTTGCCCTGGCACTGCCGGCGCATGCGCAGGAGCAGAAGGGCGGTGGCGAGGACGCCGGCGTCGAGAAGCGCGGCCGCATCACGCCTTTCAACGGTGCGGCGATGCCGGAGGGCGCGACGCCGACCGACCAGAAAGATGGCAAGTCCGCTGTCGGCCCCAACAAGAAGCCTGCGGACGGCTCCGTCCCATCGTCCGGCGTCACTGTTTTCGATCGCATGGGCGCCGAATTGCCGGCCCTGCCAGCGGAAAAGCCCTTCACCGGCAAGGTGGACGATGCCTATGGCGCGTTCCAGCGTGGCTACTACCTGACCGCGATGGATCTGGCGCTGCCGCGGGCGCAGCTTGGCGATCCGGCGGCGCAGACGCTGATCGCCGAGATCCTGCAGCAGGGACTGGGCGTCGTGCGCAATCCCCAGCAGGCTGCCTTCTGGTACGGCCAGGCGGCGGAAAAGGGCGATCCCGCCGCTATGTTCAAATACGCGCTGATCCTGATGGAGGGCCGTTACGTCAAGCGCGACCGGAAGAAATCCGAAGAGCTGATGAAGAAGGCGGCCGATCTCGGCAATGGCTCGGCGCAGTTCAACTACGGCCAGACGCTTGTCGCCGACAATCCCGGGCCGAAGGGACTGAAACTGGCGATGCCCTATTATGAAAAGTCGGCCGAACAGGGCATTGCGGATGCGCAATATGCGCTGTCGCAGATTCTGGTCAATGTCGATGGCATCGAGGAGAGCAAGCGGGCGCGGGCGCGCGAATGGCTGATCCGCGCGGCGCGGGCGGGCTACGACACCGCTCAGCTCGATATCGCCATCTGGATGATCGAGGGCATTGCCGGCGAGCGCAATCTCGAAGAGGGTTTCGGTTGGATGCGGCGGGCGGCCGAGGGCGGAAATGTGGTTGCGCAGAACCGGCTTTCGCATCTCTATGTCAACGCCATCGGCACCAGGCCCAATCCGGTCGAGGCGGCGAAATGGTATGTGCTTTCGCGTCGCGCCGGCCTGAAGGACGACTCGCTCGAGGACTTCTATCTCGGTCTCAATGAAGAGCAGCAGAAGCAGGCACTCAGCGCCGCCAACAAGTATCGCCGGAGCTGA
- a CDS encoding inositol monophosphatase family protein — MARSALLNVMVQAAFKAGKSLARDFGEVQNLQVSLKGPGDYVSQADRKAEKLIREELLKARPTYGFLGEEGEEIIGTDGAHRWIVDPLDGTTNFLHGIPHFAVSIALERQGEIVGAVVFNPATDELYTAERGGGAFLNDRRLRVASRKHLSDAVIATGTPHLGRGNHGKYLIELRHVMGEVAGIRRMGAASLDLAYVAAGRYDGYWERDLAAWDIAAGVLLIREAGGWAHDINGGAKPVDDGSIVCGNEYIVKALKDVVHRPVPTK; from the coding sequence ATGGCCCGTTCAGCACTTCTCAATGTCATGGTTCAGGCCGCCTTCAAGGCGGGCAAGTCGTTGGCCCGCGATTTCGGCGAAGTCCAGAACCTGCAGGTCTCGCTCAAGGGGCCTGGCGACTATGTCTCGCAGGCCGACCGCAAGGCCGAAAAACTCATCCGCGAAGAGCTCCTGAAGGCCCGCCCGACCTACGGCTTCCTCGGCGAGGAAGGTGAAGAGATCATCGGCACCGACGGTGCGCATCGCTGGATCGTCGATCCGCTCGACGGCACCACCAACTTCCTGCACGGCATTCCGCATTTCGCGGTATCGATCGCACTGGAGCGTCAGGGTGAGATCGTCGGCGCCGTCGTCTTCAACCCCGCGACCGATGAACTTTACACTGCCGAGCGTGGCGGTGGCGCCTTCCTCAACGACCGTCGCCTGCGGGTCGCCTCGCGCAAGCATCTTTCCGACGCGGTGATCGCCACCGGCACGCCGCATCTCGGCCGCGGCAACCACGGCAAGTACCTGATCGAACTGCGCCACGTCATGGGCGAAGTCGCAGGCATCCGCCGCATGGGCGCTGCCTCGCTCGACCTCGCCTATGTGGCTGCCGGCCGCTACGACGGCTACTGGGAACGCGACCTCGCCGCCTGGGACATCGCTGCCGGCGTGCTGCTGATCCGGGAGGCCGGCGGCTGGGCGCACGATATCAACGGCGGCGCCAAGCCGGTCGACGACGGTTCGATCGTCTGTGGCAACGAGTACATCGTCAAGGCACTGAAGGATGTCGTGCACCGCCCGGTGCCGACCAAGTAA